Below is a genomic region from Phragmites australis chromosome 20, lpPhrAust1.1, whole genome shotgun sequence.
AAATTCCTCCTATGTGATGGCATTGGCATCCTTTACGGCTTCTCGATAGTTTTCCCACCATTCCAAGGCTGCTCCCATCAACTGGTGAGATATCAAAAGAACCTTTTCACGGCCACTAGGATTTATGACATACAGGTTCCTATTGATAGCCAATCATCTGCTGCTAGTGGGTCATCTTCCGTGTGATCGAATGTGGCTGGTCTAAGTCTCATAAACTCGATCATCTTGGACTGTGGTGTACATTTTCACTGTTGTCTTATATTCCTTGTGCTATGGCTTCCGTCAAACGATTAGCCATTACTGCCATTCTTCAACAGACGATAGGGGTAGTAGCTATCCTCTCAACTAGTTATACTGGTCATATCCCTCGTGTCCTTGATTTCATCCTCATTGTCTTGCTCTTCCATAGCTACTCCTTGGGCTCGGGAAAACATGGGGGCATGCCTAAACCATCCACCTCGGTTCTGATGTCCACCTCTGGTTCATGATCTTCCTCTAGGTTGTTGTCCTACTTGAGCTTCACTGGCGGCTTCATGGCCAGCTTGAGCTTGATGCTCCTGATGTTGTTGGGTCCTGGCTGACCTCTTGGATGGCATCTGTTTTTAAGGGTATAACAAGGGTAAGACTTTAGAGGAGATAGCTAAGCATTAGGTTATTTGGTTTGTTTTAAGAACACTTAGGTTGATTATAGCACACAACATCAAGCACATAAGATTACATCACACAAGTTTCAATACACATATAGGCATTGGAGCTAAGGACTCTGAGCGACACTGAACTACTACAGGTATGGATTGCGTTACTATGACACGATACATGATACTACTAGAATAACTAGCACACGGTAGACTGACGATGCACTAGTCTTGACAATGCTCTTGAGTCATGCTGCTACTGCTGATGGTGGAGTGACTGCCTTCAGGGGTGGTCTGCATGCCATTCTACGGCGAGATTGATGTCATCATTGTTGGCTAGTTTCAGGTCCCGCATCTGCTTAAAAGCTCTAGCCATGTTCTCctcatcaccatccaggtcTACGATGTTATCTCCAACGGACTCTTTACCACCCTTAGAATCATCGCCGTGCACAAACTTGCGCTCGATGAGGTCTTCTTCttcagaattatcttcatacatCTGGTCATCCTGCTCTGCTCCTAGAACTagtggaggtggcggtggcactATAACTGGTGCTGGTACAACTTTGCCTGATGCAATCGCATTGGCTACTCCTAGATGGAGGAGGGGAATTCTGAGTAACTCCAAGCGTCTGACACTGTCAATTGGGGGTAGATGAAAAAGTCATCTTCCTTGTAGTGAGCTTACGGTGGGGTCCTCTGTGACTCCTGTGGTAAGACAAGTAGGCTTCGTTGAGCTCCTTGACATGATACTCAGATGTCTCTATCAGTGCCTTAGTAGTCTCCTCAGCACACTTTTCTGTAGTTGTTGCCTGCTCTCGATCTTGTTATAGCTATATCCTCAGAGCTCTCTCTCGAGTCTCAGGATTTTCAGCCCTATGGATGCATGCATTCTACTCAAAGTGATGAGTCTCATACTGCTGGTCTAGGGCAAGGAAGTATTTTACTGTGGCAACCAAGGTAGGGTTGTCCTCCCTTTGACCTAAACCTTCCAACTTTCTCATCCTGCTACACCACACAACGCGTGTGCGGTCACTGACTGGGAAGAACTTCACTGGGGTACTTACAATATCCTTCTCATGCCTTCGGTAGAAGTAAAGAAGGGTCTTGTGGGCTGCTGCCTGATAGGTATCATTGTACTCAGCTCCATAGGAGAATAGTGCTCCATGGTTGCCAGTCTATATACTCAGTTATCTCAAACATATGGATATGGACTTCACATTTGTTGGTGTTATTCTCCCAGAACTCTCGTCCACGATACTCTAAGCGCTGAGTGTACCCAAACCTCATCCGGGTTTCCCAAAGGATGAGGGGGAAGCCTTGCATGTCCAAGTAGTAGGTGGTGGTTCATCCGTCTCCTTCCATCtgccaaaattttgaaaaaatgtGAGTCGGGATCGAGTGATAAACCTTTTTATAAAAATGGAACATCAAGGTAAATAGGCAATGGGGATGAtagaaaaatttattaaaatagtttGTTATAAAATTATCACTTATTTACTTGATCAATCCTAAGGTTTCGCCCTACAGTCAAGTATGACTCTAATACCACTCTATTGGACCCCTCCTTTGGGTCATCTTGTGCAACTCGTACCAGTCCCTAGATCAGTAGCTAATACGCATAAATTTTCATCAGAAGTAGAAATAACTGACATACATCGATTAAAGTATGATATTATGGTATAagacagagttcattacaataaaggCCCGTAGGCATAATTAAACAAAGCCTCATAGTACAACAGAGACAACGCAAAAGCGACCTAAGCTCTACAGGTAGCTTGAGTGCGGATGAAACCCagcttttctattcttcatcttcaccttcgACAAAGTCGGTATTTGGACCATCTGAATACAcatatagcaagagtgagtacataagTTACTCAGCAAGTACTACCTCAAGGGGAGATattagatgcataaaggtagaTTAAGAATAAGGTTGTAGAGTCTTTAGATTTTGCAAAAAGCTAGTTTTCGGTGCAAGATTCAATTTGCAAAGActatcttaaaatattttttaaggaaaaacaTAAGTTGAGTTTATAGGGTTATtggccctgggggagatacttCTACCCCATCAGTTCCCACACTTCTTTTGCCGGTATGAGGAACAGTCGCGGCTCAAACCTGAGAGGCTTGCCTGTGGTGCTGCCGCAGTTGCAGTAGAGGTGGCACCAGACGAAGAGCATCTCCTTGAAGTCGGCCCTACCCTGTTGCACACGGGATGGTATGGTCTGCACGGCGCCGTCACACGTCTCCTTCTTACGCACAGCCACCACGAGGCGCAAGCCGTTCATGGACGACAATAGGCCCTGTGCGGTCACCACCTCCACGGAGAAGAGGCAGCCCATCCGCTGAATGCCTATGTGCGATAGTGCGCGGATCGGCTTCCAACTCCATATCCCATTCTTCTCCCTGGCCAAGGCTGGTGCCATGGTCACTATCGAACCCCTCCTTCGGGTCACCTTGTGCAACTCATATCAATCCCtagatcagtagctggtacgcacaTATTTCTAACAAAAATAGGTACCATAGACATACATCGATTGAAGTATGATATTAGGGTGAATACAAAATTCATTACAATAAAGTCTCACAGCACAACAGAGATAACGCAAAAGCGATCCAAGCTCTACAAGCAGCTTGAGTGCGGACGAAACCcaacttttctattcttcatcgTCACCTTCGACGGAGTCAGCCTTTGGATTATCTGAATCCGCATATAGTAAGAGTGAGTGCATAAGGTattcagcaagtcctacctaaATGGGAGATattagatgcataaaggtagatcaaggataaggttgTAGAATCTTTAAgttttgcagaaagctagttttcaatgcaaggttcaatttgcaaagactatcttaaaatattttttgaggGAACACATAAGTTGAATTTATGGGGTTGTTGGCCTCAGGGAGATACTTCCATCCTGCCAGTTCCTACACTTCTTTTGCCGGTGGAGACACAGTCCAGGATACTCCAGTCACATagtcaatattttttttaaaaaaacacagGTACATTGTCCACTCACACGCTAGGAGATACACACTCTAAAAAGCTAAGCATTGTGACcgaaccatagcatgtccttgactgAGGACGCGGCTATTCAGATAAGTTtaacactctgcaaaggttgtacactttacccacaaagTATGCACAAACTCTAACCTTAGCAACTAGTGAAACTAtcataacgagacgcaacgTCATCACAGCAtagccacaatatccacccacaTGGCATTAAGATACCAGATGCCTTAGAATATTCATGAAAaagaccacttagcaatcccaaggctctAGCATAGCCTAATCAATATCACCAGCTGGATCTTGGGTTACGCACTGCTCAAGTCTTCTTCTGGTCTCCGTTGCTATTATCGGCCTTCGAGTGGGTACTGAACTAAGTTGAAGAGGTTGGGTCAAATCCTACCAAGGTCATGTGGTTATACGATTGaatactaggtaggatgtcataACGAATCAGTCCTTATATGACCCAGGCAAGTATCTCTCAACAAGAACATCACAAAGATGAACTTTTATTCTAAGGTAATTCCCATCTTTATGGGGTACCTTATTCATCTCATAAAAAATACAATAGAGTTTTCATGAATATATCTTACACACACACCAAGCACACAACACTTCACACTTCTTGAAAAAGCATGATTAATATATGTAATTATCctggttctttcttttgagcaaagcaatcctaagcgtGCTAGTAAACAAGTAttcatccaaataattattATAGTTGATATTAgggaccttctagggttttAATAGAATAAAAGTGACAATATGAAGACATGGtataaacaagctaggtcataactatattagcatatttataaaattacagtTATTAACTTAAGCATTCATATCCCTAtaatttgaaacaatggctctacgggttgtgtttgaaaataaagaatcaacatgatcaacggaGTATGACTTGTCTTTGTTGAAGTCCTCGTTCgttccttcttcaaactccagATCCTCTAGGTCTTCCTCGAACGCGTCTTCCTCTAACAAACGCAACAAAATGACAAAAGCGCGCGCACAAGcaatcaatcaaatgattatattaaaaactaattaaattataaaaattatgaaattagcATGATTGGGtaatctcgaatttagatgaatatcgatGGAAGAATCATAAAAAACGGAGTTAgaacggaggagaaacgggcgtTTGAATCTTGCAAGGAGGTAAAATcaggaaaaggaaaatgaatatTCTCAGAATATTCCCTGGCTCGGCTAGCTCTTAGGTGGCTCGGCTTTAGCCAGTGGGATGGGCTCGTCTCGGGGTGGATTTTGGCTCGGCTCAGGTCAATATGGCTTGGCTTGGTTTCAATGGATTGGGCTTATTTTAAGTAGCTCAGCTCAGTTCTTTTTCTTTGGCTTGGCGCACATAGGGAGGTGGTTCACGGCTCGGCTAGGGGGCTTAGCTAAAGTGTGGGACCCACACATCAGCACGAAGGGATAAGGAAGAGAGAGGCAATGGTCATTCTGTGGCTCCGAACAGATCGAGAGGGAGACAATATAGGGAGAGAGGGGCGATGGGGCGGCGGCCAGAGGCGAATCGAGGCGGGCGAAGCTCTGGTGATCGGCAAAATGGAGCGAGGATGACTGAATCTACACCATGGTGGAGGCGGCTTGTGACGAGGCTAAGGTATGGCGCTGGATTTAAGGATTTTGAAGCTTCTCGTTTGGggaagagaggaagaggggaAGGGTGGTGGAGCTCACTGGTGGCAGGTTTGGTGTGGTGGTGTCAGTGGTGCTTTGCTCGGGTGGaggtgagggggagagagggaggcagTGTTGTACGGTGTGGAGGAGAGTGGGGAAGAGTGCAATGTTCTTCTTTACAGGGGCGACGACATGGGCACGACGGCAGTGTGGGGTGTGAGGCGGAGCTCGGGGCTCaaggaagtggtgcgaggatgACTACGACGCATGATGATGACCGCGACGCATGACGATGGGACAGGTGGCGCGGCGTAGAGCTCTGGCACgtgcggcggcgagcggcgctgGGTCAGGGGATGGGACGGAGGACCATatcttaggattttttttttctcaaagaaaACACGAGTGTGACAGCCACCACGACAAAGCTCTGTCTCTTGGACGTCACCGTCACGCCTACGAGACCCAGCCCCGCGTCATCGTCATCGTTCTCATTCTTGTCCAGCTTAGGCCTCAACTGGAACGGCAACATGGACAAGCGGCGTCAGGAGAGCGGGCTTGTCAGGCCCGaccgtgggggggggggtcgagCGGGGCGGCCGCCCCGGGCCCCTAAAACCCAGataccccatatatatatgtatactgtATATATTGGTctaaaataaaactaaaaaattagatctgtacgatttatatttaatataatatGGCTTCATTTTTAATCTCGTCTCATGCCACTGAAATGTCAAGACAGAGCCTGGAGGGAGCGCGAGGGAGGTTGTTCGGCGCTTGGTGTGCGCCTGTAGAGCGTGTGGCTGAGCGCGTCGAGGTTTGGAGGATTTGGTCGTTGGACTTGCTGTCATCGGTCATGGCGTTGCAGCACTGCTCGACCTCACCCGCAGCTAGGTACCTAGCTAAGCTCGTTAAGCTAAGAAGCAAGTGAAGGCCGTAGAGTGGATAAGAGAGGGAGTGCCCTCCGAGACAGTGAAGTGTACGGAGCGGGACGAGAGGGTCGACGTTGACGACGCCATGGTTGGTGACAGTTTTGGAGGGATTTGGAGCGAGCggatggaggagaggagacgGGCAGCCTGTGGTTTTCTTGCGGCCGTTGGTTTGGCGCCAAATTGGAGCTAGCTTGAGAAGGTTTGGGGACCAGCTGCACGGTTGCAGAGACTTGGCACGGATACATGCCGATTTGGATAGTTCGATCCCCTGTGAATGACACAGCAGAGCTCATCGGGCACACACAGGTTCCAGAGGATAATGTGTGGATGATATGTTGCAGTCCACGTGGCACGTTGGATTAATAATCGTGGCAAACAATTCGATTGACTGGTAATGTGAGAAACTCGTGCTatccaatgataaaaaaatgtgCGTTTTCCAGACAATATCATACTACCCTTAGTTCTCTCTGGTCTTTTTGATCCAGGGAAGTGTAGAGACAATGCTCAATGATGTATATGCTGCAAACTTGGCGCATTTCAAGAGAGAAGTTCGACAGTTGCTACCTGCATACATTTCCGGCTTTGAAACTGAACTAGCAACCAGAAAAGTGACAGTCAAAGACCAGCACAAGGCCTCACGTTTAAATTTTATCACCTCGCTCATTATTGACTTATTGTACATGACAATCATGTGTGCTTATTGTTGATTTTGTCAAAAACTTTTGATACATGTAGTGATGTAAGCGCTCATTTGAATGAACATATGGAAGGTTGATACAAACTCACAAGGTGAAACAATTACAGCCCATGTGCAAGCTGTTGTTTGGAATTCTCCTGCTCTTCCTGGTTGCCTTCACTGCTTGTTCCTGCAAACCCCCGTCTCTCATCGGCAGACGCAGTGATGACGGGCATCCAGATATTAGCAGTGCTGCTCAAAAGAGACTTCACTTCCGGATCCGAGGCCATGGCAGATGATATCATCTTGTCGACGTTATCTAGCCTTGCTGATAGTTTGTCCAGCTCTGCAGCTATTTCTAGCTAAAAACGGTTTTGAACAGAAGCTAATGAGACAAAAGAGCAAAGGTCCATGGTAAGTAGGGCAATTAGAGATGATAAGAGTATCGCATTTACCTCATCAAGATGCTTAGGTGCCTGCTCTGGTACCTTAGTAACTTCTAATCCTAGTGCTTCAATCTTAGCACGCAACTCTACTTCTTCCTGGTTGCTCATCGACTCCACCTACATTTTCTCAATAAATAACAATTTGTTTAATTACAATTCAGTCATCAAAGACAAATGTTTCTGTATTTCTATTATCATAACTCGGAAATatgaaactagaagaagaagaaaaaacatgcatatgtatgcatgtagcCAGGGCCCAGTTTGCCAAAGATAATGAAATGTACAAATTGGCATGTCAATAGTAACAAAACTATACTACATGTAATGGAAATACTACTAATTTACTTTACTAGAGTGTAGATGCAAACAAATGGGAGTCCAATgtaaaataaacaaacaaaccaGACATCATCACACAAATAAATTTGGACACTAAAAATGCAACGGAAACCCGTCTTGCTTTTCTCCAGATCTGTCATGAGACTGAGACTTCTTAACTAAAGATAAGTAGGCTCCAGACTCAACCTCTCTAGTTTGTGTAGGCTCCGGACTCAACCTTTCTAATTTGTGTACCTTGGGCGAGATTTTTACGTGCAGACTCTGCCCTTAAAGGTTAAGTGGTGAAGCGTTACCGTTGTCACCAACACTGGCTTCCAAGCTATTAAAAAGCAGAGTTATGTTCTTTACAGGGTAATCTGTCAAAACTGCTGGCAGATGTCCCTGGTTGTTTTCAACCAGACTGGTGTATCCAAAAAAACCCATAATGGATTTGCATGGACAGCCTGGTCTTTGTTGAACCCAAGGGAAGCAGCAAACAAGATTCTGGCCATCCCTATTTTGTCttgtcacacacacacacaaaaagtTCTTAAACGAAAGGAAAAGATGTTTTATTAGTCAGTCAATAAACCTGGGGAAAGGCGTCTCCACATGAAATTTTACTTTCCAAATAGCTGAAACTGTCAGGAATCACAGGGAATTGGGCTAGTTTGACCGCTGTGTTGTTTGCTCAGGTGGGTGCAAATCACTCATACAAAATTCAGCCAGCAATACTTCCCCTAAGCAGTAAGCTGATAACCATTGAGTTAAACGGCGTGATATGGTATGGTCTGATGACACTAGAAAGGAAAAACACCAGCGGCGATCCATGCTAGCATGCCTTAGCACTCTGACAGGTTACTTACAAAAGTCCCTAACCCAACCAAGCTAGCATGCCCTTCCAGCTATACAGTAACACAGGCACAGAAGATTAGGTTTTCCGAGCTAAGAGATGAGATACCGCAACTTGAATGACTAAGCCTAACGGGATCAACAAACAATTGGCAGTGCTAGTGCGTTCCTCTAGCTGAGATACCGACCGACGACGCGCGGCGATGCTCCGGATCGGCGGCATGACGAATCTCCCCCAGATCGGCGGAATTGAGAGATGGGTACGGTGGAGGCGTACCTGCTGGAGAAGGTCAGAGAGGAGCTGGAACAGCGGCAAGTCCGGCTTCGTCCCCTCCGCCATCGAGACTCGCCTGTGCTCTCCGCTCGAAACCTCCGTGGGATTGGCGCTCTGTTCTGTTGGtgcccttcctcctcctcgctggTGTTCTTACGCGTGCACCGGTTGGGGATTTGCCGGTGCTGGCTGGCTTGGGCTTGGGCTCTCGTTGGGCTTCGGCCCAACTTGTTTGTGGGTTGGTCTTGGGCTCTCGTTGGGCTTCGGCCCAACTTGTTTGGTGGGTTGGGCTTGGTCTATCGTTGGGCTTCGGCCCAACTTGTTTGGTGGGTTGAGCTTCGGCCCATCCGAACAGTGCCAGGCAAAGCAACCGCCGTTTGCTCGGCGAGGTCGCCCACGGCTCGAGTCTCCATTGAGACCGACGAGGTCtcggtgccgccgccgccgtgtgcACGCGGAAGCAGCCAGGCAGCCAGCCATGGCGTTGCCTACTAGCAGCCTGGTAGGCatcgacttttttttttttggcgagaGTCAAAAAGGAACTGACGTGATGAGGCTATTGGACCATGAGAGGAACGTCTAACGAAGGTTCTTTTCTTTTGACTCGCCGGCCAACGTGTTTAACTGATCACGACTTTTCTGAAATTCTCTCTTATTCACTTGGTACAATTGAAATAATGTGCATACACGAAGTCAAGTAAAAATTCTCTGTGGTCTTTATGCACGCATGTATCTCGCAGTCCATTTGTTTGGCGAGAGTCAACGAGAAAATTAGGGGCAAAACTTGAGCAGATTTTGTTCGAAACCTTAGCTTGACCCAAAATATGGATGATAGAAGGATCATAAATCTCTCGGAGAGCTAAACATGTTGGAGGGGGAGCTCATCGAAAAGTCCAATCTTCCTTTTTTAGCTAAGAGTTACAGAGAGTAACCTCTCGTTTCTAGCACATCTTGGAAGCCACGTATTATGGATGCTTTTGTGTGCAAAAAATAGCTCAGACTGTTTCTTCGTGAGTTGTGGTTATCATTCTTAGACACACAACTGTTTCTCAAGAAATTTCACGTGACACAACTCAGTACTTTAATTATAGAGGGAAAAAGTAGTCGGTATTTAGTTGTATTTTCAAGTCAAAAGGGTATTGTGCATTTTTCGAGTTGCGTTAACTTGTTTCCTGGTAAATAACTATTAAACCTATTTATAcaaaatacaattttttatttgctatTAATACCTTGATGAAATCACACATTTGCTTACGCCTGCAATGCATTACTTATTTATAAaatcagtaaaaaaaaacacacaaggTAAACCGCTTTATGGTATCATCTTATTAAGAGTGAATTGAGAGGATACAGCTTCTATCATTTCGCAGTTAATAAAAcccttaataatttttttattataaatgaGGCAGAAGAACTTATATATGGTTTAAAAACCAAACATCTCATCGAGGAAAAAATATTAACCGTGCACCTTTTGCAGTTTGCTCCGAAGCACGCCCAAACCCAAACCCAAACCCAAACCCGAAGACGTCCGTTGGCGGCACAGCCCGTGCTGCCCGTCCGC
It encodes:
- the LOC133902209 gene encoding uncharacterized protein LOC133902209; translation: MAEGTKPDLPLFQLLSDLLQQVESMSNQEEVELRAKIEALGLEVTKVPEQAPKHLDELEIAAELDKLSARLDNVDKMISSAMASDPEVKSLLSSTANIWMPVITASADERRGFAGTSSEGNQEEQENSKQQLAHGL